The proteins below come from a single Aspergillus oryzae RIB40 DNA, chromosome 5 genomic window:
- a CDS encoding uncharacterized protein (predicted protein) produces MNLWLLTLWVTLVTAWVDNQGTTCTLYPESLTHQGQEVDDSPSIQQAFDMCGTNGTVIFSENVFHVNTVLNTTNLLNCDVHLRGELRFSANVPYWRTHAISVVLQDQVTAWLFGGHNVSFYGEGGFYNGNGQAWYNANRNESNQAGRPMSFTVYNSTDLRVDGLRVIQPQFWATFVWASKNVSFTNLFVNATSDSEWGTMNTDGFDSWQSDNLLVENATIIMGDDCIAAKGNTTNLLAKNIYCEGGTGVTIGSIGQYPEMPDYNLNITFENVTIKDAMDGAYIKTWQGTRIFTPSNGDWGGGGTGLVKNVTFRDFVMDNVGLPIQVAQCVYSAGSNKSCNTSTLQIEDVKWENIRGTSRFNIASSIYCSDEVPCPNMSFENVNITSLNATRGQAYYDTDIQYELFQCTNVVDHLGN; encoded by the exons ATGAATCTGTGGCTTCTTACCCTCTGGGTCACTTTGGTGACAGCCTGGGTCGACAACCAAGGCACAACATGTACTTTGTACCCCGAATCTCTTACTCATCAGGGGCAGGAGGTTGATGACTCCCCGTCGATTCAACAAGCCTTTGACATGTGTGGCACCAACGGGACGGTCATTTTCTCCGAGAATGTCTTCCACGTAAACACCGTTCTCAACACAACCAATTTGCTGAATTGTGATGTTCATCTCCGGGGCGAGCTACGCTTCTCGGCCAACGTCCCATACTGGCGAACCCATGCCATCAGTGTTGTTCTGCAGGATCAAGTCACTGCCTGGCTGTTTGGTGGTCACAATGTGAGCTTCTATGGTGAGGGTGGCTTTTACAACGGAAATGGCCAAGCGTGGTACAATGCCAACCGGAATGAATCGAATCAGGCCGGACGACCGATGAGTTTCACGGTCTACAACTCGACCGACCTTCGTGTCGATGGACTGAGGGTGATCCAACCGCAGTTCTGGGCAACCTTTGTGTGGGCCAGCAAGAATGTCTCCTTTACCAACTTGTTTGTGAATGCGACCAGCGACAGCGAATGGGGCACCATGAACACCGATGGGTTCGATTCGTGGCAGAGCGACAACTTGCTGGTGGAAAATGCCACCATTATCATGGGCGACGACTGTATCGCCGCCAAGGGAAACACGACGAACCTCCTCGCCAAGAACATCTATTGCGAAGGCGGCACCGGCGTCACGATTGGGTCGATCGGTCAATACCCCGAGATGCCCGACTACAACCTCAATATTACCTTTGAGAATGTGACCATCAAAGATGCCATGGATGGTGCCTACATCAAGACCTGGCAAGGCACCCGCATCTTCACTCCCAGCAACGGCGACTGGGGTGGCGGTGGAACTGGTCTGGTCAAGAATGTTACTTTCCGCGACTTTGTGATGGACAATGTGGGACTTCCGATTCAGGTCGCTCAGTGCGTGTACTCAGCGGGTTCCAACAAGAGCTGCAATACCTCGACGTTGCAGATCGAAGACGTGAAATGGGAAAACATCCGTGGCACATCCCGGTTCAACATCGCCTCGTCTATCTACTGTTCGGATGAGGTCCCATGCCCCAACATGAGCTTTGAGAATGTGAACATCACTAGTCTGAATGCCACCCGTGGCCAGGCGTACTACGATACGGATATCCAGTACGAACTCTTCCAGTGCACAAACGTCGTGG ATCATCTCGGAAACTAA
- a CDS encoding uncharacterized protein (predicted protein): MGARTSLLTPPNLTTHSQSNHAVIPVVSQTQRVLQQAWIDTLQLSDEKFGLEADFLSLGGDSIAAINLVSYLRCKHLKISVRDVLKYPFLGAMAGQLKRKSDNTQQIKQETFVSPPEVDAAISATSLQPTEYETSRVPDPRSTS, from the exons ATGGGAGCTCGAACCAGCCTTTTAACACCACCGAATCTAACCACTCATTCGCAATCAAATCATGCAGTTATCCCTGTAGTATCTCAGACGCAAAGGGTTCTACAACAAGCATGGATCGACACCCTGCAGCTGTCCGATGAAAAATTTGGTTTGGAAGCCGACTTCCTCAGCCTTGGCGGCGATTCCATTGCCGCAATTAATCTCGTCAGTTACCTCAGGTGCAAACACCTTAAGATCTCTGTGCGAGATGTCCTCAAATACCCCTTTCTTGGGGCAATGGCCGGCCAGCTGAAGCGCAAGTCGGATAATACACAGCAAATTAAGCAGGAGACATTCGTTTCTCCGCCGGAGGTTGACGCTGCTATATCTGCCACTAGTCTACAACCGACTGAGTATGA GACAAGCCGAGTTCCTGACCCAAGGAGCACATCCTGA
- a CDS encoding uncharacterized protein (predicted protein), producing MPFSISRQGRQKLSPSLTVAYTTERFSASLVSTLRLISVILHWNASLHSKSLHSTFGRWTNPAHCRSGSNPRNAPLPSDFPAPVSRSHASTPSMYTPSTLNLMHSPSPPVPLCPSSSSQSSSSGWHCVATNATIYTNFLPMRSTVNALIPVSEFLHQTQDKFWQYTENSTVGMDEIHKACETTREGLSNKTLFLFQPFEPVIATEKQYQKWIVMAKSQVTMPQPYALVYEVVKTADMNEYKLKFSFDNRIYEKEDVQNETRVIEKMLAKVIEHAEVSVGDVLASLRS from the exons ATgccattctccatctctcgACAGGGAAGACAGAAATTGTCACCAAGCTTGACCGTGGCCTATACGACGGAACGCTTCTCCGCATCTTTGGTGAGCACTTTGAGGCTTATCAGCGTAATTCTGCATTGGAACGCTTCACTTCATTCAAAGTCTTTGCATTCCACATTTGGCAGATGGACAAATCCCGCACACTGTCGTTCTGGAAGCAATCCGCGAAACGCCCCATTACCTTCGGATTTCCCAGCGCCAGTATCAAGGAGCCACGCATCAACTCCGTCTATGTACACACCATCAACCTTGAATTTGATGCATTCGCCAAGTCCACCGGTGCCACTGtgtccatcatcttccagtCAATCTTCCAGCTCTGGCTGGCACTGCGTAGCAACCAACGCGAC TATCTATACAAACTTCCTTCCCATGCGCTCAACAGTTAATGCTTTAATTCCTGTATCAGAATTCCTTCATCAGACCCAAGATAAATTCTGGCAGTACACCGAGAATAGCACAGTGGGTATGGACGAAATTCACAAAGCCTGTGAAACTACGCGTGAAGGATTATCCAATAAgaccctcttcctcttccagccGTTCGAGCCAGTCATCGCGACAGAAAAGCAGTATCAGAAGTGGATCGTTATGGCCAAGTCGCAGGTGACCATGCCACAGCCATATGCGCTAGTATATGAGGTTGTGAAAACAGCGGATATGAATGAGTATAAGCTCAAGTTTTCCTTCGACAATCGTATTTATGAAAAGGAAGACGTACAAAATGAGACTCGAGTGATTGAGAAGATGTTGGCAAAGGTAATAGAGCATGCAGAGGTGTCCGTGGGTGATGTTCTGGCATCCCTCCGATCTTGA
- a CDS encoding uncharacterized protein (predicted protein), whose product MFLNKFAVLTVEEPQEPEQEQRASPGSQKLVKVELVKNDENKATPSYFGHMFFKAFCLFQDLHNIRAFISHTWSEYRDKRIDLMNAALVTDSALQLARDLAQEVVDDWASSTLSPDDNIQDLVFKAACVIRRILPNPSAEIGLPYNKHMADVAEWCYLPTWVILGSSARVLQDNHLPVFKKGYFGIYDPKANRAGMSLGQKFNEDKILLQFLPEFCMIGTFGIRMPSSDSITKGLIEFRKTKKVDPWLCFASQILLDVHHTMRYNTLSVLDDLRMSGLRIQKSLKTT is encoded by the coding sequence ATGTTCCTGAACAAATTCGCCGTACTTACCGTTGAGGAACCACAAGAGCCTGAACAGGAGCAGAGAGCCTCCCCTGGATCGCAGAAGCTCGTAAAGGTGGAGCTGGTTAAGAATGACGAGAATAAGGCAACACCTTCGTATTTCGGCCATATGTTCTTCAAGGCGTTCTGCCTGTTCCAGGATTTGCATAATATACGGGCATTCATCTCCCATACCTGGTCGGAGTATCGAGACAAAAGGATCGATCTCATGAATGCTGCTCTCGTGACTGATAGCGCATTGCAACTTGCGCGAGATCTGGCGcaggaggtggtggatgaCTGGGCTTCTTCCACCCTCTCTCCCGACGACAACATTCAGGACCTGGTGTTCAAAGCTGCCTGTGTCATCCGGCGTATCCTTCCGAATCCCTCCGCTGAGATCGGCCTGCCATACAACAAACACATGGCAGATGTAGCCGAGTGGTGCTATTTGCCAACATGGGTCATCCTGGGATCGTCCGCACGTGTTTTGCAGGATAACCATCTTCCGGTCTTCAAGAAAGGCTATTTCGGTATTTACGACCCCAAGGCAAACAGAGCGGGGATGTCTCTGGGTCAGAAATTCAACGAAGACAAGatccttcttcaattcttACCGGAGTTTTGCATGATTGGTACATTCGGTATTCGCATGCCTAGCTCGGATTCGATTACTAAGGGTCTTATTGAGTTTCGCAAAACCAAAAAGGTCGATCCATGGCTTTGCTTCGCCTCCCAaattcttcttgatgttcATCATACCATGCGTTACAACACTTTAAGTGTATTGGACGACCTCCGGATGTCCGGACTGCGCATTCAAAAATCATTGAAGACTACTTGA
- a CDS encoding uncharacterized protein (predicted protein): MPGNSAPEKHVLLSQHPILCGLFLFHLNIRIQSAGQQLITQWYDVQQLALLYNLVKVQTHKNLSWPDMEAFIEIHGESHIFIGSRPKKAGESLNRLELATGL; the protein is encoded by the exons ATGCCTGGGAATAGTGCGCCCGAGAAGCATGTACTGTTATCCCAGCATCCTATTCTTTGTGGcttgtttttgtttcacCTCAATATTCGAATCCAGTCTGCAGGCCAACAGCTCATCACTCAGTGGTACGATGTCCAGCAACTGGCATTGTTATACAATCTTGTGAAAGTTCAAACGCACAAGAACCTGAGCTGGCCTGATATGGAGGCTTTCATCGAGATTCACGGCGAGTCTCATATATTCATCGGGTCTCGGCCAAAAAAGGCTGGCGAGTCTTTGAACAGACTTGAATTGGCCACAG GTCTATGA
- a CDS encoding Zn(II)2Cys6 transcription factor domain-containing protein (predicted protein) — MTDWAHNLREVPAPPTGDRATAKERRRSCRFCRTRKLRCSGTSQCSACKDRQLECVYDQVMAPKGRPEATTIGKERETDHPWRAAPVRSHSDPLLGYRPSESTSVADALNELAADLQERRLGLPPLALPMSPPNAILGYRDLVMVLTQDLIDIPVRRVSILDHLPYFPDDNRIAGNKWDACPQRLNPFEPIPLSRYDIHRTTQLIDVWFATHPLSMGLSKTLFLRSVHDNSCNPLLLAIVLGGAQRELGDVTALEECHALLQ; from the coding sequence ATGACGGATTGGGCCCACAACCTCAGAGAAGTCCCAGCGCCACCAACCGGGGATCGTGCAACTGCGAAAGAACGGCGCCGTAGCTGCCGTTTTTGTCGCACTCGCAAACTACGTTGCTCGGGTACTAGCCAGTGCAGTGCGTGTAAGGATCGACAGCTTGAATGTGTTTACGACCAGGTCATGGCTCCCAAGGGCCGACCCGAAGCCACCACGATTGgcaaggaaagggaaaccgACCATCCCTGGCGAGCAGCCCCAGTCAGGTCCCATTCCGACCCCTTGCTCGGTTATCGCCCATCAGAAAGTACTAGTGTCGCTGATGCGCTCAACGAACTGGCTGCAGACCTTCAGGAACGCCGGCTTGGACTCCCACCGCTAGCCCTACCAATGAGTCCTCCAAACGCAATACTAGGGTATCGAGATCTCGTCATGGTCCTCACCCAAGACCTCATTGATATTCCCGTGAGGCGAGTGAGTATTCTAGACCACCTTCCGTATTTCCCGGACGACAATCGCATTGCTGGGAATAAGTGGGACGCCTGCCCTCAGCGACTCAATCCCTTCGAGCCGATTCCTCTGTCCAGATACGACATCCACCGAACGACTCAGCTCATTGACGTGTGGTTTGCTACGCACCCCTTGTCCATGGGGCTGTCCAAGACACTATTTCTCCGTTCTGTCCATGATAACTCGTGCAatccccttctccttgcgaTCGTCCTCGGAGGTGCACAGCGGGAACTTGGTGATGTAACAGCCTTGGAGGAATGCCACGCCCTTCTCCAGTAG
- a CDS encoding uncharacterized protein (predicted protein) — protein MACRSNRSLVSSYVTGLAACGSAIEKVSIQLQERKPWLEPNTPQVLVHLLDLAAQLDQLFASDTLLADRRWRIVKDRFRRLSMAREDTRTADASGWDAAFSGLPPVISTPAVLPLLGAMDGLPEVPENSLLWSP, from the coding sequence ATGGCTTGTAGGAGCAACCGCTCTCTCGTTAGCTCCTACGTCACTGGACTGGCAGCCTGTGGAAGTGCGATTGAGAAGGTTTCTATTCAGCTACAAGAGCGCAAGCCGTGGTTGGAGCCGAATACCCCGCAGGTACTGGTTCACTTGCTGGACCTGGCGGCTCAGCTCGACCAATTGTTTGCTAGTGATACTCTTCTGGCCGACAGGCGCTGGCGAATCGTCAAGGATCGGTTTCGCCGACTGTCAATGGCAAGGGAAGACACACGTACTGCTGATGCCTCGGGCTGGGATGCTGCTTTCTCAGGCCTTCCCCCGGTGATCTCTACGCCTGCAGTGTTGCCTTTGCTCGGTGCAATGGATGGTTTACCGGAAGTACCTGAGAATAGCTTGTTATGGAGCCCCTAA
- a CDS encoding FAD-dependent oxidoreductase (predicted protein) codes for MSAYTEHETIQVLIVGAGIGGLTLANICKRLGLRYLVLERSAAVTPVGAGISLAPNCLRVLDQLGFLPEIEREGQRLRKIRIFRNTTQWNMLDFDSTEKTFGYPVYKIERHAFHSALYRVAGEEHVLLGAQVVDVVDDAEKKLVTVTLADGREISGQIVVGADGIRSATRRALAKRGGETIINSTIRFTGRTHMSGYTAPLEHLGPEEEGVGTWMLYDDSIFTTWPCKDKRQWFIGVQAIVIASGFKGRGPLSLEKRQQGHDQWSVW; via the exons ATGTCCGCATACACCGAGCATGAAACGATCCAAGTCCTCATTGTAGGCGCTGGTATTGGCGGTCTCACCCTAGCCAACATCTGCAAGCGCCTCGGCCTCCGGTACCTCGTCCTGGAACGTAGTGCAGCAGTGACTCCTGTTGGGGCGGGGATCTCATTGGCACCCAACTGCCTACGTGTCTTGGATCAACTTGGGTTCCTACCAGAGATAGAGCGAGAGGGCCAGCGACTGCGCAAGATTCGTATCTTCCGCAACACCACGCAATGGAACATGCTGGATTTCGATTCCACGGAGAAGACCTTCGGCTACCCCGTGTACAAGATCGAGCGACACGCCTTTCATTCCGCACTGTACCGCGTCGCCGGTGAAGAGCATGTCCTGCTTGGTGCCCAAGTGGTAGATGTCGTGGATGATgcagaaaagaagctcgTGACGGTCACGTTGGCAGATGGACGAGAAATCTCAGGGCAGATTGTCGTCGGAGCAGATGGCATTCGATCGGCGACACGCAGAGCACTGGCAAAGAGAGGCGGCGAGACAATAATAAACAGCACAATTCGATTCACCGGAAGAACCCACATGAGTGGATACACGGCCCCATTAGAGCACTTGGGTccggaagaggagggtgtCGGGACGTGGATGCTATACGATGATAGTATCTTCACCACCTGGCCATGTAAGGACAAGAGGCAGTGGTTCATCGGCGTTCAG GCTATTGTTATAGCGAGCGGATTTAAGGGCCGAGGACCGCTCAGTTTGGAAAAGCGTCAACAAGGACATGATCAATGGAGTGTATGGTGA
- a CDS encoding uncharacterized protein (predicted protein) produces MFLNKAANPGYFTHGRNLLGSINRGVNRSAALQSYGRLAGEEAHKSLQHWSQMPDVEIFESISRFVHRVIVRCMMGEDFYDHHVDELYDLLQQMESLVGHPFNLLLPSWVPHLPGRQLAQARNRFAEIFRERLAARQLESDVWRDSLDYINYTLNDPRTAQLADYYPSHHVVLMFAAHTSTVASIAWTIVEVSLSTWLLRKLDLTSSYSCSAIPYTKRKFESLWPPCRRYSGVHMFRTTKQPVSLEGSDYTVPEKSVVLISPYLTHHDPAIYPEPHEYQPHRWLLPDGRLNPWNGSKEAAFLQFGAGNHRCPGENFAAIIAREFLAALLMKYEIEWGRDGAPADLSRLDFTKVGSPWLEGDAAVRIRPRVFGS; encoded by the exons ATGTTTCTCAATAAGGCCGCAAATCCAGGCTATTTCACACACGGCCGCAATCTCCTCGGCTCCATCAACCGCGGCGTCAACCGAAGTGCCGCGCTACAGAGCTATGGGAGACTGGCCGGCGAAGAAGCCCACAAGTCTCTACAACACTGGTCGCAGATGCCAGACGTGGAGATATTCGAGAGCATCTCCCGGTTTGTGCATCGAGTCATCGTCCGCTGCATGATGGGCGAAGATTTCTACGACCACCATGTGGATGAGCTATACgacctccttcaacagatGGAGTCACTAGTAGGCCATCCCTTCAATTTACTGTTACCATCCTGGGTTCCACACCTACCGGGGCGACAGTTGGCCCAAGCCCGAAATCGGTTTGCTGAGATCTTTCGTGAACGCCTGGCGGCTCGCCAGCTAGAATCGGACGTTTGGCGCGACTCGTTGGATTACATCAACTACACGCTAAACGATCCCCGAACTGCCCAGCTCGCAGATTATTACCCATCCCACCATGTGGTACTAATGTTTGCGGCACACACCAGCACCGTCGCCAGCATTGCCTGGACGATTGTCGAGGTAAGCCTTTCCACGTGGCTGCTGCGGAAGTTGGACCTGACCTCCTCATACAGTTGCTCCGCCATCCCATATACCAAGAGGAAATTCGAGAGTCTCTGGCCACCAT GTCGCCGGTACTCTGGGGTGCACATGTTCCGCACAACTAAACAGCCCGTCAGCCTCGAAGGGAGCGACTATACGGTCCCGGAGAAATCGGTCGTTCTCATCTCTCCCTACCTGACACACCATGATCCAGCCATTTACCCGGAACCACACGAATATCAGCCACATCGATGGCTCCTCCCCGACGGCCGACTCAATCCCTGGAATGGCTCGAAGGAAGCGGCCTTCCTGCAGTTCGGCGCAGGAAACCATCGTTGCCCGGGTGAAAACTTTGCCGCCATCATTGCGCGTGAGTTTCTCGCTGCGCTCCTGATGAAGTACGAAATTGAGTGGGGTCGTGACGGAGCACCCGCGGATTTGTCGCGACTCGATTTTACGAAGGTGGGAAGCCCTTGGCTGGAGGGAGATGCTGCGGTGCGCATTCGGCCGCGTGTGTTTGGGTCTTGA
- a CDS encoding uncharacterized protein (predicted protein), which produces MAAAVGGGWGIPHVLLHLWSAVFLLREEMNGHLRCADRTGFMNAWGTFQFYYHEVLLAGMSNSTLAWIGALQVGMPPLARRERTVLFILLISGLVVGPLYDAWGATRIFVPGAVLYVLAIMFTSVSSQYYQLILAQGILLGIGTAMLYVHPLCAGPLFFPTITAVSQWYGHSRGLALGIVVSGSSLGGICWPLMLERLIKQIGFPWTMRTAGFLCLALLAPSVFLVVSRPRIVREGMDDQDRCPPNVMHNLFKDLLYIAFVIGMFLVQWGMFIPFFFLPTYGSSNGMNTDEANNLVSYLNAGSFVGRIASGYVADVCGRALAYWDSSLHLLYRLNVTFGCSAVCAVLVFCLHAITGKGSIIAFSVLYGVFSGGLISLQAACVSQITADTRILGLRIGAMMAACSFAYVVWGP; this is translated from the exons ATGGCGGCCGccgttggtggtggttgggggaTTCCTCACGTACTTTTGCACCTATGGTCTgctgtcttcctcctccgcgaagaaatgaatggaCACTTACGGTGTGCCGACCGGACAGGTTTCATGAATGCATGGGGAACATTTCAATTCTATTACCATGAGGTACTCCTGGCAGGCATGTCAAACAGTACACTTGCTTGGATTGGCGCCCTACAGGTCGGGATGCCCCCTCTTGCTCGCAGAGAACGAACAGTG CTCTTCATTCTGTTGATCAGCGGGCTGGTAGTTGGGCCCCTGTACGATGCCTGGGGTGCCACGCGTATTTTTGTCCCTGGCGCTGTCCTATATGTTTTGGCTATCATGTTCACCAGCGTATCGTCCCAGTACTACCAGCTAATTCTGGCACAAGGGATACTCTTGGGTATCGGAACAGCCATGTTGTACGTACATCCTCTTTGCGCCGGTCCGTT ATTCTTTCCCACCATCACCGCCGTCTCTCAGTGGTATGGCCACTCGCGTGGACTTGCTTTGGGGATCGTCGTGTCGGGGTCCTCCCTGGGAGGAATTTGCTGGCCCCTGATGCTTGAGCGACTGATCAAGCAGATTGGATTTCCATGGACCATGCGGACGGCTGGTTTTCTTTGCCTCGCTCTGCTTGCGCCCAGTGTCTTCCTGGTTGTTTCCCGGCCCCGAATCGTGAGGGAAGGGATGGATGACCAGGACCGTTGTCCTCCGAACGTGATGCACAATCTTTTTAAAGATCTACTGTACATCGCGTTTGTCATTGGCATGTTCTTAGTTCAGTGGGGCATGTTCATcccattcttctttctacCCACGTATGGCAGCTCGAACGGAATGAATACGGATGAGGCGAATAACCTTGTCTCTTACCTGAACGCCGGTTCTTTCGTGGGACGCATCGCTTCTGGTTACGTAGCTGACGTTTGTGGACG GGCGTTGGCTTACTGGGATTCATCCCTGCATTTACTGTATAGGCTTAACGTCACCTTCGGCTGTTCCGCCGTCTGCGCCGTGCTGGTCTTCTGTCTGCATGCCATCACTGGGAAGGGCTCGATAATTGCATTTTCAGTGCTTTATGGAGTCTTTTCTGGTGGACTTATCTCCCTCCAGGCCGCCTGCGTGTCACAGATCACGGCCGACACGCGAATCCTTGGTCTCCGCATCGGCGCTATGATGGCTGCTTGCTCATTTGCGTACGTGGTCTGGGGCCCATAA